From one Lycium ferocissimum isolate CSIRO_LF1 chromosome 7, AGI_CSIRO_Lferr_CH_V1, whole genome shotgun sequence genomic stretch:
- the LOC132061807 gene encoding probable serine/threonine-protein kinase PBL3 isoform X2, with protein MGICIGKPVKLAHASSSLLSDSRTGPGNERKESSHSFSQTLQGSFGKNLKSCKSDLSATSNLKSFTFNDLKNATRNFRADSLLGEGGFGYVFKGWLDENTLAPCKPGTGMIVAVKKLKPESFQGHREWLAEVNYLGQLHHENLVRLIGHCVESDNRLLVYEYMTKGSLENHLFRRVQLMTWGKRMRVAVDVARGLSFLHSLDANVIYRDLKASNILLDSEFNAKLSDFGLARDGPDGDKTHVSTRVIGTRGYAAPEYVATGHLTSKNDVYSFGVVLLELLSGRRATGEENPGGAEETLVEWAKPFLSDSRRVLRIMDTRLGGQYSKKGAQAAAALALRCLHVDPKLRPTMDEVLATLELLPSPKDITREANNAPNDKISHPQKRDV; from the exons atggggatTTGCATTGGTAAACCTGTAAAGCTTGCTCATGCCTCTTCTAGCTTGTTGTCTG ATTCTAGAACAGGCCCTGGCAATGAGAGAAAGGAATCAAGTCATTCTTTTAGCCAAACACTCCAGGGTAGTTTCGGAAAGAATCTCAAGTCTTGCAAAAGTGATCTATCTGCCACCAGCAATCTCAAGTCCTTTACCTTCAATGACCTCAAAAATGCGACGAGGAATTTTCGAGCTGATAGTCTTCTTGGCGAGGGAGGATTTGGATATGTCTTCAAAGGATGGCTAGATGAAAATACGCTTGCGCCCTGCAAACCAGGAACAGGAATGATAGTGGCTGTCAAGAAACTTAAGCCGGAAAGCTTCCAGGGGCATAGAGAATGGCTT GCTGAGGTTAACTACTTAGGGCAGCTTCACCACGAAAATCTTGTGAGGTTGATTGGACATTGTGTAGAATCTGATAACAGGCTTCTTGTTTATGAGTATATGACCAAAGGAAGCTTGGAAAATCATCTATTCAGAA GAGTTCAGCTTATGACTTGGGGTAAACGGATGCGTGTTGCAGTAGATGTTGCACGAGGGTTATCCTTCTTACACAGTCTGGATGCTAATGTGATCTACCGGGACCTCAAAGCTTCAAACATTCTACTTGATTCG GAGTTTAATGCGAAATTATCAGATTTTGGCCTGGCAAGAGATGGTCCTGATGGAGATAAAACTCATGTTTCAACCAGGGTCATAGGAACTCGGGGTTATGCTGCACCAGAATATGTCGCAACAG GTCACTTGACTTCAAAGAATGATGTTTACAGTTTCGGTGTTGTTCTACTGGAGCTGCTATCAGGAAGACGAGCTACAGGTGAGGAGAACCCAGGGGGGGCGGAGGAAACGTTGGTAGAATGGGCAAAACCTTTCCTAAGCGATAGCAGACGAGTACTGAGAATCATGGATACAAGGTTGGGAGGGCAGTATTCGAAGAAAGGTGCACAGGCTGCAGCGGCCCTCGCCTTACGGTGCCTTCATGTAGATCCAAAACTTAGGCCAACAATGGATGAGGTCTTAGCCACACTAGAGCTTTTGCCATCACCAAAGGACATTACTAGGGAGGCAAATAATGCACCGAATGACAAGATAAGTCATCCTCAAAAGAGAGATGTGTGA
- the LOC132061807 gene encoding probable serine/threonine-protein kinase PBL3 isoform X3 codes for MDKIHNIVKAYSRTGPGNERKESSHSFSQTLQGSFGKNLKSCKSDLSATSNLKSFTFNDLKNATRNFRADSLLGEGGFGYVFKGWLDENTLAPCKPGTGMIVAVKKLKPESFQGHREWLAEVNYLGQLHHENLVRLIGHCVESDNRLLVYEYMTKGSLENHLFRKGVQLMTWGKRMRVAVDVARGLSFLHSLDANVIYRDLKASNILLDSEFNAKLSDFGLARDGPDGDKTHVSTRVIGTRGYAAPEYVATGHLTSKNDVYSFGVVLLELLSGRRATGEENPGGAEETLVEWAKPFLSDSRRVLRIMDTRLGGQYSKKGAQAAAALALRCLHVDPKLRPTMDEVLATLELLPSPKDITREANNAPNDKISHPQKRDV; via the exons ATGGATAAGATTCATAACATTGTGAAAGCAT ATTCTAGAACAGGCCCTGGCAATGAGAGAAAGGAATCAAGTCATTCTTTTAGCCAAACACTCCAGGGTAGTTTCGGAAAGAATCTCAAGTCTTGCAAAAGTGATCTATCTGCCACCAGCAATCTCAAGTCCTTTACCTTCAATGACCTCAAAAATGCGACGAGGAATTTTCGAGCTGATAGTCTTCTTGGCGAGGGAGGATTTGGATATGTCTTCAAAGGATGGCTAGATGAAAATACGCTTGCGCCCTGCAAACCAGGAACAGGAATGATAGTGGCTGTCAAGAAACTTAAGCCGGAAAGCTTCCAGGGGCATAGAGAATGGCTT GCTGAGGTTAACTACTTAGGGCAGCTTCACCACGAAAATCTTGTGAGGTTGATTGGACATTGTGTAGAATCTGATAACAGGCTTCTTGTTTATGAGTATATGACCAAAGGAAGCTTGGAAAATCATCTATTCAGAA AAGGAGTTCAGCTTATGACTTGGGGTAAACGGATGCGTGTTGCAGTAGATGTTGCACGAGGGTTATCCTTCTTACACAGTCTGGATGCTAATGTGATCTACCGGGACCTCAAAGCTTCAAACATTCTACTTGATTCG GAGTTTAATGCGAAATTATCAGATTTTGGCCTGGCAAGAGATGGTCCTGATGGAGATAAAACTCATGTTTCAACCAGGGTCATAGGAACTCGGGGTTATGCTGCACCAGAATATGTCGCAACAG GTCACTTGACTTCAAAGAATGATGTTTACAGTTTCGGTGTTGTTCTACTGGAGCTGCTATCAGGAAGACGAGCTACAGGTGAGGAGAACCCAGGGGGGGCGGAGGAAACGTTGGTAGAATGGGCAAAACCTTTCCTAAGCGATAGCAGACGAGTACTGAGAATCATGGATACAAGGTTGGGAGGGCAGTATTCGAAGAAAGGTGCACAGGCTGCAGCGGCCCTCGCCTTACGGTGCCTTCATGTAGATCCAAAACTTAGGCCAACAATGGATGAGGTCTTAGCCACACTAGAGCTTTTGCCATCACCAAAGGACATTACTAGGGAGGCAAATAATGCACCGAATGACAAGATAAGTCATCCTCAAAAGAGAGATGTGTGA
- the LOC132061807 gene encoding probable serine/threonine-protein kinase PBL3 isoform X1: protein MGICIGKPVKLAHASSSLLSDSRTGPGNERKESSHSFSQTLQGSFGKNLKSCKSDLSATSNLKSFTFNDLKNATRNFRADSLLGEGGFGYVFKGWLDENTLAPCKPGTGMIVAVKKLKPESFQGHREWLAEVNYLGQLHHENLVRLIGHCVESDNRLLVYEYMTKGSLENHLFRKGVQLMTWGKRMRVAVDVARGLSFLHSLDANVIYRDLKASNILLDSEFNAKLSDFGLARDGPDGDKTHVSTRVIGTRGYAAPEYVATGHLTSKNDVYSFGVVLLELLSGRRATGEENPGGAEETLVEWAKPFLSDSRRVLRIMDTRLGGQYSKKGAQAAAALALRCLHVDPKLRPTMDEVLATLELLPSPKDITREANNAPNDKISHPQKRDV from the exons atggggatTTGCATTGGTAAACCTGTAAAGCTTGCTCATGCCTCTTCTAGCTTGTTGTCTG ATTCTAGAACAGGCCCTGGCAATGAGAGAAAGGAATCAAGTCATTCTTTTAGCCAAACACTCCAGGGTAGTTTCGGAAAGAATCTCAAGTCTTGCAAAAGTGATCTATCTGCCACCAGCAATCTCAAGTCCTTTACCTTCAATGACCTCAAAAATGCGACGAGGAATTTTCGAGCTGATAGTCTTCTTGGCGAGGGAGGATTTGGATATGTCTTCAAAGGATGGCTAGATGAAAATACGCTTGCGCCCTGCAAACCAGGAACAGGAATGATAGTGGCTGTCAAGAAACTTAAGCCGGAAAGCTTCCAGGGGCATAGAGAATGGCTT GCTGAGGTTAACTACTTAGGGCAGCTTCACCACGAAAATCTTGTGAGGTTGATTGGACATTGTGTAGAATCTGATAACAGGCTTCTTGTTTATGAGTATATGACCAAAGGAAGCTTGGAAAATCATCTATTCAGAA AAGGAGTTCAGCTTATGACTTGGGGTAAACGGATGCGTGTTGCAGTAGATGTTGCACGAGGGTTATCCTTCTTACACAGTCTGGATGCTAATGTGATCTACCGGGACCTCAAAGCTTCAAACATTCTACTTGATTCG GAGTTTAATGCGAAATTATCAGATTTTGGCCTGGCAAGAGATGGTCCTGATGGAGATAAAACTCATGTTTCAACCAGGGTCATAGGAACTCGGGGTTATGCTGCACCAGAATATGTCGCAACAG GTCACTTGACTTCAAAGAATGATGTTTACAGTTTCGGTGTTGTTCTACTGGAGCTGCTATCAGGAAGACGAGCTACAGGTGAGGAGAACCCAGGGGGGGCGGAGGAAACGTTGGTAGAATGGGCAAAACCTTTCCTAAGCGATAGCAGACGAGTACTGAGAATCATGGATACAAGGTTGGGAGGGCAGTATTCGAAGAAAGGTGCACAGGCTGCAGCGGCCCTCGCCTTACGGTGCCTTCATGTAGATCCAAAACTTAGGCCAACAATGGATGAGGTCTTAGCCACACTAGAGCTTTTGCCATCACCAAAGGACATTACTAGGGAGGCAAATAATGCACCGAATGACAAGATAAGTCATCCTCAAAAGAGAGATGTGTGA